GCAATTTTAGCACAAGTGAAAGCTGGATAATTTTAAGTGAAATAGAGCAAAGGATAAAAGCTAAAATTGAAGCAATAGGCGTTCCTTTGAAAGACTGGAATATTAACATCTATCGTGGAATTTTAACTGGTTATAATGAGGCTTTTATCATAGATGGTAAGAAAAAAGATGAGTTAACTCGTTGTGCATTTTAAATAATACTGATTTTTAGATGATTTAATTTTCTTTGGAAGATAAATTTATTGATATATTGAATAACCGTTGCGGCGGTTATTTTACTGATTAGCCTTGTTTTAAAGCCTTCAAAAGTTTTAGCATAGTTTCTTTTAATCATAAATTGGTCGCAAAGTTGAGAGAAAAATGTCTCAATTCGTTTTCGCTTTTTCTTGTACAATGAAAATTGAGGAATATAATCTTTCTGATTACTTCTCATTGGTGTATCTAATTTAATATTAGCATAGTTAAATAAATCTATTTGAACTTTTGCTGATAAATAGCCTCTATCTCCAATTAAAGTACAGTTTCGCATTTGCTCACCAATATCTTTTAAATAGTGGATGTCGTGAACGGATGCAGGGCTTATATCAAAATTCTTAATCACACCATTTAAAGAACATACTGCGTGTAGTTTATAGCCATAGAAATATAATTT
This Riemerella anatipestifer DNA region includes the following protein-coding sequences:
- a CDS encoding IS982-like element ISRa1 family transposase, whose protein sequence is MNNIEQIYERILEVLGLFSENQLISYQRRTPKMSDLEVISLNITAEYLSIDSELQLFRKLPNSLINKIERSVYNKRKRRLSLQTEQIRQRISMEFNEFEDIFIVDSMPMKVCENARSTRSKICKEQSYSSPTYGYCASQKLYFYGYKLHAVCSLNGVIKNFDISPASVHDIHYLKDIGEQMRNCTLIGDRGYLSAKVQIDLFNYANIKLDTPMRSNQKDYIPQFSLYKKKRKRIETFFSQLCDQFMIKRNYAKTFEGFKTRLISKITAATVIQYINKFIFQRKLNHLKISII